In a genomic window of Deinococcus aestuarii:
- a CDS encoding ABC transporter ATP-binding protein, giving the protein MDSLRTLWPYLRLHTRQYVIGLFAVVVANAVNLLPYYFIRLTIDGLTGATDASPGTPGVTLGQVGLYALGIVLAATTAGALMLVMRRQIVIASRQTEYEIRRDIYANLQTLDKGYYDRARTGDIMNRLTGDLSAVREMLGFGAWQVVNIVSGFATAFAVMFGLSWQLTLIVLAVLPIIVGILTYLARLINKRHTLAQEQNSLIAAKAQENFSGARVVKGYAIEDREVADYRAMNLELLRRNIALAKVDGPLRAFMSLLIGIAFGLILLVGGRLILNPANDGSFTVGMFVQFVGTLERLTWPMLMVGWITGITQRGLASWLRLRELLEARPNVYDERGRTQPGIRTLRGDVSFENVSLRYGDRAVLDGVNLHIPAGTFVGITGPTGSGKTVLASLITRSMDPTGGVVRIDGHDVREVPLRTLRENIAVVPQEPFLFSDTIANNIGFGLEGRDLPAVPTGVSVVTTPPPPEMPQQPDLGRVREAARLAGLAGDVENFPAGYDTMLGERGVTLSGGQRQRTAIARAIVRNPSILILDDSLSAVDTETERRILDGLREISRGRTVLLIGHRVSTLRHADQIVVLEEGRVVEQGTHDDLLALGGHYAELERLQRLASDLDAEDQPTLDPEVAADDLELQIPEAVK; this is encoded by the coding sequence TTGGACAGTCTGCGAACCCTCTGGCCGTACCTGCGGCTTCACACGCGGCAGTACGTGATCGGCCTGTTCGCGGTGGTGGTCGCCAATGCCGTGAACCTGCTGCCGTACTACTTCATCCGCCTGACCATCGACGGGCTGACGGGGGCGACCGACGCCAGTCCGGGCACCCCGGGCGTCACGCTCGGGCAGGTCGGGCTCTACGCGCTCGGGATCGTCCTGGCGGCGACCACCGCCGGGGCGCTGATGCTGGTCATGCGGCGGCAGATCGTGATCGCCTCGCGGCAGACGGAGTACGAGATCCGCCGGGACATCTACGCGAACCTCCAGACCCTCGACAAGGGGTACTACGACCGGGCGCGGACGGGCGACATCATGAACCGCCTCACCGGGGACCTCAGCGCCGTGCGCGAGATGCTGGGCTTCGGCGCGTGGCAGGTCGTGAACATCGTCTCGGGCTTCGCCACCGCCTTCGCCGTGATGTTCGGCCTGAGCTGGCAGCTCACCCTGATCGTCCTGGCCGTGCTGCCGATCATCGTGGGCATCCTGACCTACCTCGCGCGGCTCATCAACAAACGTCACACCCTCGCGCAGGAGCAAAACAGCCTGATCGCCGCCAAGGCGCAGGAGAACTTCAGCGGCGCCCGCGTCGTGAAGGGGTACGCCATCGAGGACCGCGAGGTTGCCGACTACCGGGCGATGAACCTCGAACTCCTGCGGCGCAACATCGCCCTGGCGAAGGTGGACGGCCCCCTGCGCGCGTTCATGAGCCTGTTGATCGGCATCGCCTTCGGCCTGATCCTCCTCGTGGGCGGGCGGCTGATCCTGAACCCCGCCAACGACGGCTCCTTCACGGTCGGCATGTTCGTGCAGTTCGTGGGCACGCTGGAGCGCCTGACGTGGCCGATGCTGATGGTGGGCTGGATCACCGGAATCACCCAGCGCGGGCTGGCCTCGTGGCTGCGGCTGCGCGAGTTGCTGGAGGCCCGGCCCAATGTGTACGACGAGCGCGGGCGCACCCAGCCGGGTATCCGCACCCTGCGCGGCGACGTGAGCTTCGAGAACGTGTCGCTGCGCTACGGCGACCGCGCGGTGCTCGACGGGGTGAATCTGCACATTCCCGCCGGGACCTTCGTGGGGATCACCGGGCCGACCGGGAGCGGCAAGACGGTCCTGGCGAGCCTCATCACCCGCAGCATGGACCCGACGGGCGGCGTGGTGCGGATCGACGGCCACGACGTGCGCGAGGTCCCGTTGCGGACCCTGCGGGAGAACATCGCGGTCGTGCCGCAAGAACCCTTTCTCTTCAGCGACACCATCGCCAACAACATCGGCTTCGGGCTGGAGGGGCGCGACCTGCCCGCCGTCCCGACCGGGGTGAGCGTGGTGACGACCCCGCCGCCCCCCGAGATGCCCCAGCAGCCCGACCTGGGCCGGGTGCGGGAGGCGGCGCGGCTGGCGGGCCTCGCGGGGGACGTGGAGAACTTTCCCGCCGGGTACGACACGATGCTCGGTGAGCGCGGGGTGACCCTCAGCGGCGGGCAGCGGCAGCGCACGGCCATCGCGCGGGCCATCGTGCGCAATCCAAGCATCCTGATCCTCGACGACAGCCTCTCGGCGGTGGACACCGAGACCGAGCGGCGCATCCTCGACGGGCTGCGGGAGATCAGCCGGGGGCGCACCGTCCTCCTGATCGGGCACCGGGTGAGCACCCTGCGGCACGCCGACCAGATCGTGGTGCTGGAAGAGGGCCGGGTGGTCGAACAGGGGACGCACGACGACCTCCTCGCGCTGGGCGGGCATTACGCCGAACTCGAGCGCCTTCAGCGTCTCGCCAGCGACCTCGACGCGGAGGACCAGCCCACCCTCGACCCGGAGGTGGCCGCCGACGACCTCGAACTCCAGATCCCGGAGGCCGTGAAGTGA
- a CDS encoding ABC transporter ATP-binding protein, producing MTQPDTLDVSQKGFDARLTRRIFVYLRPYVWLVVLGVVLALLIAVAQPVFGLIQRHAIDAYLLPFERDRTLSPDDLYRGLTLAALGYMALKVVEFGLQYGFTLAIGYLGQNVLRDIRADVFGKLQRLHLAYFDQNPVGRLITRVTSDVDAINQFITGGLVSLIQSAFLITAYVVIMLRVNWQLALVSFAVLPVLYLATNFFRTRLRDAFRATRAQQAIVNTRLNENITGMLTVQLFGREARTALDFDHANRALLTANVNSVRWFSLFMPTVAVLGQVAVALVLYFAARQILGAEALGGAVAGAITVGTLFAFVQWTQQLFQPIQDLADVFNNLQAAMASSERIFGVLDTEEEISDKPGAKRLENFEGRVAFEGVWFAYDQTVTRDTPDTDDRWILRGIDLHIQPGESVALVGATGAGKTSVTALVSRFYDVQRGAVKVDGIDVRDLAQHDLRKHVGVVLQDVFLFAGTIESNLTLGNADIPHERVVEACRYVGVHDYIVSLPEGYDTEVRERGATLSTGQKQLLAFARALIQNPDILLVLDEATANVDTEAELRIQQALQKVMLGRTSIIIAHRLSTIEHCDRIVVMRRGKIVEEGSHRELLARGGYYARLHRLQYAQADAAD from the coding sequence GTGACCCAGCCCGACACCCTCGACGTGAGCCAGAAGGGGTTCGACGCCCGGCTTACCCGCCGCATCTTCGTGTACCTGAGGCCCTACGTGTGGCTGGTGGTCCTCGGCGTCGTCCTCGCCCTGCTGATCGCCGTCGCGCAGCCCGTGTTCGGCCTGATCCAGCGGCACGCCATCGACGCCTACCTGCTGCCCTTCGAGCGCGACCGGACGCTGAGCCCCGACGACCTGTACCGGGGGCTGACCCTCGCCGCCCTGGGGTACATGGCCCTCAAGGTGGTGGAGTTCGGCCTCCAGTACGGCTTCACGCTCGCCATCGGGTATCTCGGGCAGAACGTGCTGCGGGACATCCGGGCGGACGTGTTCGGCAAGCTCCAGCGGCTGCACCTCGCGTATTTCGACCAGAACCCGGTCGGGCGGCTGATCACCCGCGTCACGAGCGACGTGGACGCGATCAACCAGTTCATCACGGGTGGGCTCGTCAGCCTGATCCAGAGTGCGTTCCTGATCACGGCGTACGTGGTGATCATGCTGCGGGTGAACTGGCAGCTCGCGCTGGTCTCCTTCGCGGTGCTGCCCGTGCTCTACCTCGCCACCAACTTCTTCCGGACCCGGCTGCGCGACGCCTTCCGGGCGACCCGTGCCCAGCAGGCCATCGTGAACACCCGGCTCAACGAGAACATCACCGGGATGCTGACCGTCCAGCTCTTCGGGCGCGAGGCCCGCACGGCGCTCGACTTCGACCACGCGAACCGGGCGCTCCTGACCGCGAACGTGAACAGCGTGCGGTGGTTCTCGCTCTTCATGCCGACGGTCGCGGTGCTGGGGCAGGTTGCCGTCGCGCTCGTGCTGTACTTCGCGGCGCGGCAGATTCTGGGGGCGGAGGCGCTGGGCGGGGCGGTGGCGGGGGCCATCACGGTGGGCACCCTCTTCGCCTTCGTGCAGTGGACGCAGCAGCTCTTCCAACCCATCCAGGACCTCGCGGACGTGTTCAACAACCTTCAGGCGGCGATGGCGAGCAGCGAGCGCATCTTCGGGGTGCTGGACACCGAGGAGGAGATCAGCGACAAGCCCGGCGCCAAACGGCTGGAGAACTTCGAGGGCCGGGTGGCCTTCGAGGGCGTGTGGTTCGCCTACGACCAGACGGTGACGAGGGACACGCCCGACACCGACGACCGCTGGATTCTGCGCGGGATCGACCTGCACATCCAGCCCGGCGAGAGCGTGGCCCTGGTGGGCGCGACGGGCGCGGGCAAGACGAGCGTCACGGCCCTCGTGAGCCGCTTCTACGACGTGCAGCGCGGGGCGGTGAAGGTGGACGGGATCGACGTGCGCGACCTCGCGCAGCACGACCTCCGCAAACACGTCGGGGTCGTCTTGCAGGACGTGTTCCTCTTCGCGGGGACCATCGAGAGCAACCTGACGCTGGGCAACGCCGACATCCCCCACGAGCGGGTGGTGGAGGCGTGCAGGTACGTGGGGGTCCACGACTACATCGTCTCGCTGCCGGAAGGCTACGACACCGAGGTCCGCGAGCGCGGCGCGACCCTCTCGACCGGGCAAAAGCAGCTCCTCGCCTTCGCGCGGGCGCTGATCCAGAATCCCGACATCCTGCTCGTCCTCGACGAGGCGACCGCGAACGTGGACACCGAGGCGGAACTGCGCATCCAGCAGGCCCTCCAGAAGGTGATGCTGGGCCGCACGAGCATCATCATCGCCCACCGCTTGTCCACCATCGAACACTGTGACCGCATCGTCGTGATGCGCCGGGGTAAGATCGTGGAGGAGGGTAGCCACCGCGAGCTGCTCGCGCGGGGCGGGTACTACGCGCGGCTCCACCGGCTGCAATACGCGCAGGCGGACGCGGCGGATTAA
- the pstS gene encoding phosphate ABC transporter substrate-binding protein PstS, with product MKKTFLLGLALVTTGSAAAQTALTGAGASFPYPLYSKMFAEYKESSGVTVNYQSVGSGAGQKQIVERTVDFAGSDNPMSDEAMKAAPAKLLHVPTAIGAVVPAYNIPGVTQPLRFTGRVLADIYLGKIRTWNDKALTALNPGVTLPPLPVTVARRSDGSGTTYVFSDYLGKVSPEWKSKVGVGNSLQWPVGTGARGNDGVAGVVKSTPGAIGYVELVYAKQNKLPYGSVQNRAGKFVLADNGPAAAAAQGVVIPADTRVSLTNSANADAYPIASFTYVIFYQDQKYGNRTEAQGRALKSLLGWMTTSGQGFNEPLDYARLPANVSSKVRGILNSMTYGGKKL from the coding sequence ATGAAGAAGACCTTTCTCCTGGGCCTCGCCCTGGTGACGACCGGAAGTGCCGCCGCGCAGACTGCTCTCACGGGCGCGGGCGCGAGCTTTCCCTATCCCCTCTACTCCAAGATGTTCGCCGAGTACAAGGAAAGCTCCGGCGTCACCGTCAACTACCAGTCGGTCGGCAGCGGGGCGGGCCAGAAACAGATCGTCGAGCGCACCGTGGACTTCGCGGGCTCGGACAACCCCATGAGCGACGAGGCGATGAAGGCGGCGCCCGCCAAACTCCTGCACGTCCCCACCGCCATCGGGGCGGTCGTGCCCGCCTACAACATCCCCGGCGTGACGCAACCGCTGAGGTTCACGGGTCGGGTGCTCGCCGATATCTACCTGGGCAAGATCAGGACCTGGAACGACAAGGCCCTCACGGCGCTCAACCCCGGCGTGACCCTTCCGCCCCTGCCCGTCACCGTGGCGCGGCGCAGCGACGGCTCGGGCACGACCTACGTGTTCTCCGATTACCTCGGCAAGGTCAGCCCCGAGTGGAAGAGCAAGGTCGGCGTGGGCAACTCCCTCCAGTGGCCGGTTGGCACCGGGGCCAGGGGCAACGACGGCGTGGCGGGCGTCGTGAAGAGCACGCCGGGCGCCATCGGGTACGTCGAGCTGGTGTATGCCAAGCAGAACAAGCTCCCCTACGGCAGCGTGCAAAACCGTGCCGGGAAGTTCGTGCTGGCCGACAACGGCCCCGCCGCCGCCGCCGCGCAGGGCGTGGTGATCCCCGCCGACACCCGCGTGAGCCTGACGAACAGCGCGAACGCGGACGCCTACCCCATCGCCAGCTTCACCTACGTGATCTTCTACCAGGACCAGAAGTACGGCAACCGCACCGAGGCACAGGGCCGGGCCCTCAAAAGCCTGCTCGGCTGGATGACGACCAGCGGGCAGGGGTTCAACGAGCCGCTCGACTACGCCAGGTTGCCCGCCAACGTGTCGAGCAAGGTCAGGGGCATCCTGAACTCGATGACCTACGGCGGCAAAAAGCTCTGA
- the pstC gene encoding phosphate ABC transporter permease subunit PstC has protein sequence MSESARRSSVRPARSAALSSGGDRVFRGLILALASVIVLVFVLSVYQLARESWPALQTFGWRFFTERTWNPVEGTFGALSMIVGTLVTSLAALAISVPLAVASALFVAEYAPKWLAQPVGYLIELLAAVPSVVYGLWALFVIAPILGRWQTAFFLDPANLPTITRCNELWAQGQTSLQCFLVPPGAGGRGLALAIIILTVMILPYTASVARDVIRLVPADQREAMYALGATKWEVISRATLPYARAGILGGVILALGRALGETLAVAMVIGDSQEILRSLWGGASTMASVIANQFGDAQERLHRSSVVALGLTLFFLSVVVNFAARLIIARLTPRGIQ, from the coding sequence ATGAGTGAATCTGCCCGCCGATCCTCCGTCCGCCCGGCCCGGAGCGCCGCCCTCTCCAGCGGGGGCGACCGCGTGTTCCGGGGCCTGATCCTCGCGCTCGCCTCCGTCATCGTGCTCGTCTTCGTGCTGAGCGTGTACCAGCTCGCCCGGGAGTCGTGGCCCGCCCTCCAGACCTTCGGGTGGCGCTTTTTCACCGAGCGGACCTGGAACCCGGTCGAGGGGACCTTCGGCGCCCTGAGCATGATCGTCGGCACGCTCGTGACCAGCCTCGCGGCGCTCGCCATCAGCGTTCCCCTGGCGGTGGCGAGTGCCCTGTTCGTGGCCGAGTACGCGCCGAAGTGGCTGGCGCAGCCCGTGGGCTACCTGATCGAGCTGCTCGCCGCCGTGCCCAGCGTGGTGTACGGGCTGTGGGCGCTTTTCGTCATCGCGCCGATCCTGGGCCGCTGGCAGACCGCCTTCTTCCTCGACCCGGCCAACCTCCCGACAATCACCCGCTGCAACGAGCTGTGGGCGCAGGGCCAGACGAGCCTCCAGTGCTTCCTCGTGCCGCCGGGCGCGGGAGGACGCGGGCTGGCGCTCGCCATCATCATCCTGACCGTGATGATCCTGCCGTACACGGCGTCGGTCGCGCGCGACGTGATCCGGCTCGTGCCCGCCGACCAGAGAGAAGCGATGTACGCGCTGGGGGCGACGAAGTGGGAGGTCATCTCGCGCGCCACCTTGCCCTACGCCCGCGCCGGGATTCTGGGCGGCGTGATCCTCGCGCTGGGCCGGGCGCTGGGCGAGACGCTGGCGGTGGCGATGGTGATCGGCGACAGCCAGGAGATTCTCAGGAGCCTGTGGGGCGGCGCGAGCACGATGGCCTCCGTGATCGCCAACCAGTTCGGCGACGCGCAGGAGCGGCTGCACCGTTCGAGCGTGGTCGCGCTGGGGCTGACCCTCTTCTTCCTGAGCGTGGTCGTGAACTTCGCCGCTCGCCTCATCATCGCCCGGCTGACGCCCAGGGGCATCCAGTGA
- the pstA gene encoding phosphate ABC transporter permease PstA has product MRAATATPARPRARLSPARRVKNLLMGALILLATVIVVAPLILIFVYLLREGLGAMNLAFFTRTPAPEGEAGGGLLNAITGSLTMLAMASVIGVGVGVAGGIFLAEYPRHPLMPSVRMLSDVLAGIPAIVMGLVAYGLLVLQFGFSSIAGALALGFLMIPIVVRTTEEVLKLVPLTVREAGLALGLPQWLVILRIVLPAAAGGIVTGVMLALARVAGEAAPLLFTAFGNVSVNLDPTKPMSALPLEIYRGATSAYDENQRLAKAGALLLITLIFLTSLLARWASRRR; this is encoded by the coding sequence ATGCGGGCCGCGACGGCGACCCCCGCCCGTCCCCGCGCCCGGCTCAGCCCGGCCCGGCGGGTGAAGAATCTGCTGATGGGCGCCCTGATCTTGCTCGCCACGGTGATCGTGGTGGCGCCCCTGATCCTGATCTTCGTGTACCTGCTGCGCGAGGGGCTGGGGGCGATGAACCTGGCGTTCTTCACCCGCACGCCCGCGCCGGAGGGGGAGGCGGGGGGCGGGCTGCTCAACGCCATCACCGGAAGCCTGACCATGCTGGCGATGGCGAGCGTGATCGGCGTCGGGGTCGGCGTGGCGGGGGGCATCTTCCTCGCCGAGTACCCGCGCCACCCGCTGATGCCCAGCGTCCGGATGCTCAGCGACGTGCTCGCCGGGATTCCGGCCATCGTGATGGGGCTCGTCGCCTACGGGCTGCTCGTGTTGCAGTTCGGCTTCTCGAGCATCGCCGGAGCGCTCGCGCTCGGGTTCCTGATGATCCCCATCGTCGTGCGGACGACCGAGGAAGTGCTCAAGCTGGTGCCCCTCACCGTGCGGGAAGCCGGTCTGGCGCTGGGGTTGCCCCAGTGGCTCGTCATCCTGCGGATCGTGCTGCCCGCCGCCGCCGGGGGCATCGTGACGGGCGTGATGCTCGCCCTCGCCCGCGTCGCCGGGGAGGCCGCGCCGCTGCTGTTCACGGCCTTCGGCAACGTCAGCGTCAACCTCGACCCGACCAAGCCGATGAGCGCCCTCCCCCTGGAAATCTACCGGGGCGCCACGAGCGCCTACGACGAGAACCAGCGCCTCGCCAAGGCCGGTGCGCTCCTCCTCATCACCCTGATCTTCCTCACCAGCCTGCTGGCCCGCTGGGCGAGCCGCCGCAGGTGA
- the pstB gene encoding phosphate ABC transporter ATP-binding protein PstB, translating into MSPLLSAQDVSIYYGDKQAVRGVHFDVQRGTVNALIGPSGCGKTTFLRAINRMHDLTPGARVTGRITLDGEDVYGPGVDPVTMRRRVGMVFQKPNPFPTMSVLDNVLSGLKLAGVRDRGRLMEVAERSLRGAALWEEVKDRLKMPATGLSGGQQQRLCIARALAVEPEILLMDEPTSALDPASTAKIEDLMTGLGKVTTIIIVTHNMHQAARVSDTTSFFLNGDLVEHGVTSQVFTSPRDDRTEAYVTGRFG; encoded by the coding sequence ATGTCCCCCCTTCTCAGCGCGCAAGACGTGAGCATCTACTACGGTGACAAGCAGGCCGTGCGGGGCGTCCACTTCGACGTTCAGCGCGGCACCGTGAACGCCCTGATCGGGCCGAGCGGCTGCGGCAAGACGACCTTTCTGCGGGCGATCAACCGGATGCACGACCTGACGCCCGGGGCGCGCGTGACCGGCCGGATCACCCTCGACGGCGAGGACGTGTACGGCCCCGGCGTGGACCCGGTGACCATGCGCCGCCGGGTGGGCATGGTGTTCCAGAAGCCCAACCCCTTTCCCACCATGAGCGTGCTCGACAACGTGCTGAGCGGCCTCAAGCTCGCGGGCGTGCGCGACAGGGGGCGGTTGATGGAGGTCGCCGAACGCTCGCTGCGGGGGGCGGCGCTCTGGGAGGAGGTCAAGGACCGCCTGAAGATGCCCGCGACCGGCTTATCCGGCGGGCAGCAGCAGCGGCTGTGTATCGCGCGGGCGCTGGCGGTCGAGCCCGAAATCCTCCTGATGGACGAGCCGACCTCGGCGCTCGACCCGGCGAGCACGGCGAAGATCGAGGACCTGATGACGGGCCTGGGGAAGGTCACGACCATCATCATCGTGACCCACAACATGCACCAGGCGGCGCGGGTGTCGGACACGACCTCGTTTTTCCTCAACGGCGACCTCGTGGAGCATGGGGTGACGAGTCAGGTCTTCACCAGCCCGCGCGACGACCGGACGGAAGCGTACGTGACCGGGCGCTTCGGCTGA
- a CDS encoding phosphate signaling complex PhoU family protein, translating to MTNGEASTAHLTARFLRMLSIALEELDAVRDASGRAEYAGLAARAGELERETDLLEREIEDACLAAFAGPLTPIELAFHLMVFRSLTNLERVGDYALRVARDLEHLAPRTRSATLQDVLPLVNLLVEMVERLAYAFAERDVGAAREVMRLDAEEVDALYEQMTRASVTRLLERPDDTEVALTAGRMARSLERLGDHLVNVAERLEVLVLGKRIPAL from the coding sequence ATGACGAACGGCGAGGCGAGCACGGCGCACCTGACGGCCCGGTTCCTGCGGATGCTCAGCATCGCGCTGGAGGAACTCGACGCCGTGCGGGACGCCTCCGGGCGGGCGGAATACGCGGGGCTCGCCGCCCGCGCGGGGGAACTGGAGCGCGAGACCGACCTGCTGGAGCGCGAGATCGAGGACGCCTGCCTCGCCGCCTTCGCCGGGCCGCTCACGCCGATTGAGCTCGCCTTCCACCTGATGGTCTTTCGCAGCCTGACGAATCTGGAGCGTGTCGGCGACTACGCCCTGCGGGTGGCGCGCGACCTCGAACACCTCGCCCCGCGCACGCGCAGCGCCACCTTGCAGGACGTGCTTCCGCTCGTGAATCTGCTCGTCGAGATGGTCGAGCGCCTCGCCTACGCCTTCGCCGAGCGCGACGTGGGGGCCGCCCGCGAGGTGATGCGCCTCGACGCCGAGGAGGTGGACGCCCTGTACGAGCAGATGACCCGCGCGAGCGTGACCCGGTTGCTGGAGCGTCCCGACGACACGGAGGTCGCCCTGACCGCCGGGCGGATGGCCCGCAGCCTGGAGCGGCTGGGCGACCACCTCGTCAACGTGGCCGAGCGGCTGGAAGTGCTGGTTTTGGGGAAGCGTATTCCGGCTCTCTAG
- a CDS encoding M3 family oligoendopeptidase yields the protein MTTLHPRADELPRWRTDDLYAGLDDSRLTADLAKLRARVAALEAAFDELGVRKGGSVATPEALARVLDGLNEVAGLLSRLRGFVSAFVTTDSRDSLAQERMGDLTTLSLPLGPLRSRLTAWLGEGDVEVLLAASDVARAHEHLIRRSVEYARHQMSPQEEDLAARLRPSGAGGWAKLHGNVTSQLTGEFRGENLPVTALRALATDPGEGVRKGAFDAEIKVWENAEVVLAAAMNGVKGEEGTLSTRRGFPDSVAPSLLAHGIDRETLEAMQGAVVRSFPDFRRYFAAKARALGKGKLDWWDLFAPVGRSGTEWTYGTGTRFVEAQFRSYSDRLGDFAARAFREGWIDAGPREGKRGGAFCMSWEGDASRILMNHDPSLDSVSTLAHELGHGYHNLLKSVHTPLQRETPMTLAETASIFCETIIQNAALERATGAERLYVLETQLLGHAQVVVDIHSRFLFERAVFEKRAERDLTPGELGDLMTWAQRETYGDALATLHPHMWAVKPHYYSLAYYNYPYTFGLLFGLGLYAQYVQAKERGEEASFQARYDDLLSSTGLADARTLAARFGIDLHAPDFWEGSLDVIRGQIAAYEEATG from the coding sequence ATGACCACCTTGCACCCCCGGGCGGACGAGCTGCCGCGCTGGCGCACCGACGACCTGTACGCGGGCCTGGACGACTCCCGCCTTACCGCCGACCTCGCAAAGCTGCGTGCCCGGGTGGCGGCGTTGGAGGCCGCCTTCGACGAGCTGGGCGTGCGCAAGGGCGGCTCCGTGGCGACGCCGGAGGCCCTGGCGCGGGTGCTGGACGGGCTGAATGAGGTGGCTGGGCTCCTCTCCCGCCTGCGCGGCTTCGTGTCCGCCTTCGTCACGACCGACAGCCGCGACTCGCTGGCCCAGGAGCGCATGGGTGACCTCACCACCCTGAGCCTGCCGCTCGGGCCCCTGCGCTCACGCCTGACCGCGTGGCTGGGCGAGGGGGACGTAGAGGTGCTGCTCGCCGCGTCCGACGTGGCCCGCGCCCACGAGCACCTGATCCGCCGCAGTGTGGAGTATGCCCGGCACCAGATGAGCCCGCAGGAGGAAGACCTCGCCGCCCGGCTGCGGCCCAGCGGGGCGGGGGGCTGGGCCAAGCTCCACGGCAACGTGACGAGCCAGCTCACCGGGGAGTTCCGGGGCGAGAACTTGCCCGTCACCGCCCTGCGCGCCCTCGCCACCGATCCCGGGGAGGGGGTGCGCAAAGGCGCCTTCGACGCGGAAATCAAAGTCTGGGAGAACGCCGAGGTCGTCCTCGCCGCCGCCATGAACGGGGTGAAGGGGGAGGAGGGCACTCTGAGCACGCGCCGGGGTTTCCCAGACAGCGTGGCCCCCAGCCTGCTCGCGCACGGCATCGACCGCGAGACGCTGGAGGCGATGCAGGGGGCGGTGGTGCGGTCCTTTCCCGACTTCCGGCGCTACTTCGCCGCCAAAGCCCGTGCGCTCGGCAAGGGGAAGCTCGACTGGTGGGACCTCTTCGCCCCGGTGGGCCGCTCCGGGACCGAGTGGACGTACGGGACGGGGACGCGCTTCGTGGAGGCGCAATTCCGCTCCTACTCGGACCGCCTCGGGGACTTCGCGGCCCGCGCCTTCCGGGAGGGCTGGATTGACGCCGGGCCGCGCGAGGGCAAACGCGGCGGGGCGTTTTGCATGTCCTGGGAGGGGGACGCCAGCCGCATCCTGATGAACCACGACCCCAGCCTCGACAGCGTGAGCACCCTGGCGCACGAACTCGGGCACGGCTACCACAACCTGCTCAAGTCCGTCCATACGCCCCTGCAACGCGAGACGCCGATGACCCTCGCGGAGACGGCGAGCATCTTCTGCGAGACGATCATCCAGAACGCCGCGCTGGAGCGGGCGACCGGGGCGGAGCGGCTCTACGTCCTCGAAACCCAGCTCCTCGGCCACGCGCAGGTCGTGGTGGACATCCACTCGCGCTTCCTCTTCGAGCGGGCGGTGTTCGAGAAGCGGGCGGAGCGCGACCTCACCCCGGGCGAACTGGGCGACCTGATGACCTGGGCGCAGCGGGAGACCTACGGCGACGCGCTGGCGACCCTCCACCCCCACATGTGGGCGGTCAAGCCGCACTACTACAGCCTCGCCTATTACAACTACCCGTATACTTTCGGTTTGCTCTTTGGCCTGGGCCTGTACGCCCAGTACGTGCAGGCGAAGGAACGGGGCGAGGAGGCCAGCTTCCAGGCCCGCTACGACGACCTCCTCTCCAGCACCGGCCTCGCGGACGCCCGCACCCTCGCGGCCCGTTTCGGGATCGACCTCCACGCGCCCGACTTCTGGGAGGGGAGCCTGGACGTGATCCGGGGGCAGATCGCGGCGTACGAGGAGGCGACGGGCTGA